A genomic region of Palaemon carinicauda isolate YSFRI2023 chromosome 11, ASM3689809v2, whole genome shotgun sequence contains the following coding sequences:
- the LOC137649415 gene encoding glutamic acid-rich protein-like, producing the protein MKKHQVMRKGKKKHPGKRSEKKMHPGKRREKEKHHGEQKEKESFQVSKEKRKSIQMSEKKRKSIQKNEEKRKSIQVSEEEMESIQVSEEKRKSIQVSEEKMKSIQVREEKMNSIQHLGKQREKEKHPGMRRKKEKHPDKRIENERHPGMQRESEQHPGKREENEQHPGKQRENEKYLCMRKEKMNSIQVSEEKIKCIQVCEEKMNSIQVCQEKMNINFSEEKMNSIQICQDKMKSIQVCKVKMKSIKHPCKWRENEQHLVKQREKEKHPGKQRENEKHPISKEERKSIQVCKEKLNSIQVSKKKMNSIQQRGKEKYPGMPRENKQHTGKQKENEQPPDKSRENEKHPGMQRKIEQHPCKQRENEQYPGK; encoded by the exons ATGAAGAAACATCAAGTTAtgcgaaaaggaaagaaaaagcatCCAGGtaagcgaagcgaaaagaaaatgCATCCAGGTAAACGAAGAGAAAAGGAGAAGCATCACGGTGAGCAAAAAGAAAAGGAAAGCTTCCAGGTaagcaaagagaaaaggaaaagcatCCAAATGAgcgaaaagaaaaggaaaagcatCCAGAAAAACGAAGAGAAAAGGAAAAGCATCCAAGTAAGCGAAGAGGAAATGGAAAGCATCCAGGTAAGtgaagagaaaaggaaaagcaTCCAGGTAagcgaagaaaaaatgaaaagcatCCAGGTAAGAGAAGAGAAAATGAACAGCATCCAG CATCTAGGTaagcaaagagaaaaggaaaagcatCCAGGAATgcgaagaaaaaaggaaaagcatCCAGATAAGCGAATAGAAAATGAAAGGCATCCAGGTAtgcaaagagaaagtgaacagcATCCAGGTAAGCGTGAAGAAAATGAACAGCATCCAggtaagcaaagagaaaatgaaaagtaTCTATGTATGCGAAAAGAGAAAATGAACAGCATCCAGGTAAGCGAAGAGAAAATTAAATGCATCCAGGTATGCGAGGAGAAAATGAACAGCATCCAAGTATGCCAAGAGAAAATGAACATCAATTTTAGCGAAGAGAAAATGAACAGCATCCAGATATGCCAAGATAAAATGAAAAGCATCCAGGTatgcaaagtgaaaatgaaaagcATCAAG CATCCATGTAAGTGGAGAGAAAATGAACAGCATCTAGTTaagcaaagagaaaaggaaaagcatCCAGgaaagcaaagagaaaatgaaaaacatCCAATTagcaaagaggaaaggaaaagtatCCAGGTATGCAAAGAGAAATTGAACAGCATACAGGtaagcaaaaagaaaatgaacagcATCCAG caaagaggaaaggaaaagtatCCAGGTATGCCAAGAGAAAATAAACAGCACACAGGtaagcaaaaagaaaatgaacagcCTCCAGATAAGTCAAGAGAAAATGAAAAGCATCCAGGTATGCAAAGAAAAATTGAACAGCATCCATGTAAGCAGAGAGAAAATGAACAGTATCCAGGTAAGTGA